One region of Glycine max cultivar Williams 82 chromosome 9, Glycine_max_v4.0, whole genome shotgun sequence genomic DNA includes:
- the LOC100789457 gene encoding pentatricopeptide repeat-containing protein At2g13600 isoform X3, with the protein MSYMQLSQKFYDAFKLCGSPPIARKLHAQLILSGLDASLFLLNNLLHMYSNCGMVDDAFCVFREANHANIFTWNTMLHAFFDSGRMREAENLFDEMPHIVRDSVSWTTMISGYCQNGLPAHSIKTFMSMLRDSNHDIQNCDPFSYTCTMKACGCLASTRFALQLHAHVIKLHLGAQTCIQNSLVDMYIKCGAITLAETVFLNIESPSLFCWNSMIYGYSQLYGPYEALHVFTRMPKHDHVSWNTLISVFSQYGHGIRCLSTYVEMCNLGFKPNFMTYGSVLSACASISDLKWGAHLHARILRMEHSLDAFLGSGLIDMYAKCGCLALARRVFNSLGEQNQVSWTCLISGVAQFGLGDDALALFNQMRQASVVLDEFTLVTILGVCSGQNYAATGELLHGYAIKNGMDSSVPVGNAIITMYARCGDTEKASLAFRSMPLRDTISWTAMITAFSQNGDIDRARQCFDMTPERNVITWNSMLSTYIQHGFSEEGMKLYVLMRSKAVKPDWVTFATSIRACADLATIKLGTQVVSHVTKFGLSSDVSVANSIVTMYSRCGQIKEARKVFDSIHVKNLISWNAMMAAFAQNGLGNKAIETYEDMLRTECKPDHISYVAVLSGCSHMGLVVEGKHYFDSMTQVFGISPTNEHFACLVDLLGRAGLLDQAKNLIDGMPFKPNATVWGALLGACRIHHDSILAKTAAKKLMELNVEDSGGYVLLANIYTESGELENVADMRKLMKVKGIRKSPGCSWIEVDNRLHVFTVDETSHPQINEVYVKLEEMMKKIEDTGRYVSIVSCAHRSQKYHSEKLAFAFGLLSLPPWMPIQVTKNLRVCNDCHLVIKLLSMVTSRELIMRDGFRFHHFKDGFCSCRDYW; encoded by the exons ATGTCTTACATGCAACTGTCTCAGAAGTTTTACGATGCTTTCAAGCTGTGTGGGTCCCCACCCATTGCTCGCAAACTTCATGCCCAACTCATACTCTCTGGTTTGGACGCTTCCCTTTTCTTACTCAACAATCTATTGCACATGTACTCCAACTGCGGCATGGTAGACGATGCTTTTTGCGTTTTCCGTGAGGCCAACCATGCCAATATCTTCACTTGGAACACCATGCTCCATGCCTTTTTTGATTCGGGTCGAATGAGGGAAGCAGAGAACTTGTTTGATGAAATGCCCCATATAGTGAGAGACTCCGTTTCATGGACCACCATGATATCCGGCTATTGTCAAAACGGCCTCCCTGCTCATAGCATCAAAACTTTTATGTCAATGCTCCGGGACTCCAATCATGACATTCAAAACTGTGACCCCTTTTCCTATACTTGTACTATGAAGGCTTGTGGCTGCCTTGCCTCCACTCGGTTTGCTCTTCAGTTGCAtgcccatgtcatcaagttaCATTTGGGAGCCCAAACCTGCATTCAGAACTCCCTTGTTGATATGTATATTAAGTGTGGAGCAATCACTTTGGCTGAGACTGTTTTCCTTAACATTGAAAGCCCAAGTTTGTTCTGTTGGAACAGTATGATTTATGGATATTCTCAATTATATGGACCCTATGAAGCTCTCCACGTGTTCACCCGAATGCCTAAACATGACCATGTTTCTTGGAACACGCTGATCTCAGTGTTCTCTCAATACGGCCATGGGATCCGCTGTCTTAGTACGTATGTGGAGATGTGCAATCTGGGGTTTAAGCCCAATTTCATGACTTATGGCAGTGTACTCAGTGCATGTGCCAGCATTTCTGATCTGAAATGGGGTGCCCATTTGCATGCTCGGATTCTTCGCATGGAACATAGCCTGGATGCGTTTTTGGGAAGTGGTCTCATAGACATGTATGCCAAATGTGGATGCTTAGCACTGGCGAGGCGTGTGTTTAACAGTTTAGGGGAACAGAATCAAGTTTCTTGGACTTGCTTGATTTCAGGGGTTGCACAGTTTGGACTTGGTGATGATGCTTTGGCACTATTTAACCAAATGAGGCAGGCTTCTGTGGTGTTGGATGAATTCACCCTTGTGACAATTCTTGGGGTTTGTTCAGGTCAAAATTATGCTGCCACTGGGGAACTACTTCATGGATATGCAATCAAAAATGGGATGGATTCCTCTGTTCCTGTGGGGAATGCAATCATTACAATGTATGCAAGGTGTGGTGATACTGAGAAAGCTAGTCTTGCATTTAGATCAATGCCACTAAGAGATACCATATCATGGACGGCCATGATCACTGCATTCTCTCAGAATGGAGATATTGACAGGGCCCGCCAATGTTTTGATATGACGCCTGAGCGTAATGTCATAACTTGGAACTCCATGTTAAGCACATATATTCAACATGGCTTCTCGGAAGAAGGGATGAAGTTGTATGTTTTGATGAGAAGCAAAGCAGTCAAACCGGATTGGGTCACTTTTGCAACATCTATCCGGGCCTGCGCTGATTTGGCTACTATAAAACTTGGGACACAAGTCGTATCTCATGTGACAAAGTTTGGACTTAGTTCGGATGTTTCAGTTGCAAACAGTATTGTCACCATGTATTCAAGATGTGGACAAATCAAAGAAGCACGGAAAGTTTTTGACTCAATACATGTGAAAAACCTGATTTCCTGGAATGCCATGATGGCAGCATTTGCTCAAAATGGTTTAGGCAATAAAGCAATCGAAACATATGAGGATATGTTAAGGACAGAATGCAAACCTGACCATATAAGCTATGTTGCTGTTTTATCTGGTTGCAGCCACATGGGGCTTGTAGTTGAAGGGAAACATTATTTTGATTCCATGACTCAAGTGTTTGGCATTTCTCCAACAAATGAGCACTTTGCTTGTTTGGTAGATCTGCTTGGCCGAGCAGGGTTACTAGACCAGGCCAAGAATTTAATAGACGGAATGCCTTTTAAGCCAAATGCCACTGTTTGGGGTGCTCTACTAGGAGCATGCCGAATCCATCACGATTCAATACTAGCAAAAACTGCCGCAAAGAAGTTGATGGAATTAAATGTTGAAGATTCTGGAGGTTATGTTCTTCTAGCAAATATATATACAGAGTCTGGGGAACTAGAAAATGTTGCTGATATGAGAAAGTTAATGAAAGTGAAAGGAATTCGAAAGAGTCCAGGTTGTAGCTGGATAGAGGTTGATAACAGGCTACATGTGTTTACTGTAGATGAAACCAGTCATCCACAGATAAACGAGGTTTATGTAAAACTGGAggagatgatgaagaagatagaagatacAGGAAGATACGTTAGTATCGTCTCTTGTGCCCATAGGAGTCAGAAATACCATAGTGAAAAGCTTGCTTTTGCTTTTGGGTTGCTTAGTTTGCCACCTTGGATGCCTATACAAGTAACGAAGAATCTCCGCGTCTGCAATGATTGTCACTTGGTAATAAAGTTGTTGTCCATGGTCACCTCAAGGGAACTTATCATGAGAGATGGATTTCGATTTCATCATTTCAAGGATGGGTTTTGCTCCTGTCGAGACTACTG GTAA
- the LOC100789457 gene encoding pentatricopeptide repeat-containing protein At2g13600 isoform X1, whose translation MSYMQLSQKFYDAFKLCGSPPIARKLHAQLILSGLDASLFLLNNLLHMYSNCGMVDDAFCVFREANHANIFTWNTMLHAFFDSGRMREAENLFDEMPHIVRDSVSWTTMISGYCQNGLPAHSIKTFMSMLRDSNHDIQNCDPFSYTCTMKACGCLASTRFALQLHAHVIKLHLGAQTCIQNSLVDMYIKCGAITLAETVFLNIESPSLFCWNSMIYGYSQLYGPYEALHVFTRMPKHDHVSWNTLISVFSQYGHGIRCLSTYVEMCNLGFKPNFMTYGSVLSACASISDLKWGAHLHARILRMEHSLDAFLGSGLIDMYAKCGCLALARRVFNSLGEQNQVSWTCLISGVAQFGLGDDALALFNQMRQASVVLDEFTLVTILGVCSGQNYAATGELLHGYAIKNGMDSSVPVGNAIITMYARCGDTEKASLAFRSMPLRDTISWTAMITAFSQNGDIDRARQCFDMTPERNVITWNSMLSTYIQHGFSEEGMKLYVLMRSKAVKPDWVTFATSIRACADLATIKLGTQVVSHVTKFGLSSDVSVANSIVTMYSRCGQIKEARKVFDSIHVKNLISWNAMMAAFAQNGLGNKAIETYEDMLRTECKPDHISYVAVLSGCSHMGLVVEGKHYFDSMTQVFGISPTNEHFACLVDLLGRAGLLDQAKNLIDGMPFKPNATVWGALLGACRIHHDSILAKTAAKKLMELNVEDSGGYVLLANIYTESGELENVADMRKLMKVKGIRKSPGCSWIEVDNRLHVFTVDETSHPQINEVYVKLEEMMKKIEDTGRYVSIVSCAHRSQKYHSEKLAFAFGLLSLPPWMPIQVTKNLRVCNDCHLVIKLLSMVTSRELIMRDGFRFHHFKDGFCSCRDYWKRKFKGGKVSPFQSWACHMLQ comes from the exons ATGTCTTACATGCAACTGTCTCAGAAGTTTTACGATGCTTTCAAGCTGTGTGGGTCCCCACCCATTGCTCGCAAACTTCATGCCCAACTCATACTCTCTGGTTTGGACGCTTCCCTTTTCTTACTCAACAATCTATTGCACATGTACTCCAACTGCGGCATGGTAGACGATGCTTTTTGCGTTTTCCGTGAGGCCAACCATGCCAATATCTTCACTTGGAACACCATGCTCCATGCCTTTTTTGATTCGGGTCGAATGAGGGAAGCAGAGAACTTGTTTGATGAAATGCCCCATATAGTGAGAGACTCCGTTTCATGGACCACCATGATATCCGGCTATTGTCAAAACGGCCTCCCTGCTCATAGCATCAAAACTTTTATGTCAATGCTCCGGGACTCCAATCATGACATTCAAAACTGTGACCCCTTTTCCTATACTTGTACTATGAAGGCTTGTGGCTGCCTTGCCTCCACTCGGTTTGCTCTTCAGTTGCAtgcccatgtcatcaagttaCATTTGGGAGCCCAAACCTGCATTCAGAACTCCCTTGTTGATATGTATATTAAGTGTGGAGCAATCACTTTGGCTGAGACTGTTTTCCTTAACATTGAAAGCCCAAGTTTGTTCTGTTGGAACAGTATGATTTATGGATATTCTCAATTATATGGACCCTATGAAGCTCTCCACGTGTTCACCCGAATGCCTAAACATGACCATGTTTCTTGGAACACGCTGATCTCAGTGTTCTCTCAATACGGCCATGGGATCCGCTGTCTTAGTACGTATGTGGAGATGTGCAATCTGGGGTTTAAGCCCAATTTCATGACTTATGGCAGTGTACTCAGTGCATGTGCCAGCATTTCTGATCTGAAATGGGGTGCCCATTTGCATGCTCGGATTCTTCGCATGGAACATAGCCTGGATGCGTTTTTGGGAAGTGGTCTCATAGACATGTATGCCAAATGTGGATGCTTAGCACTGGCGAGGCGTGTGTTTAACAGTTTAGGGGAACAGAATCAAGTTTCTTGGACTTGCTTGATTTCAGGGGTTGCACAGTTTGGACTTGGTGATGATGCTTTGGCACTATTTAACCAAATGAGGCAGGCTTCTGTGGTGTTGGATGAATTCACCCTTGTGACAATTCTTGGGGTTTGTTCAGGTCAAAATTATGCTGCCACTGGGGAACTACTTCATGGATATGCAATCAAAAATGGGATGGATTCCTCTGTTCCTGTGGGGAATGCAATCATTACAATGTATGCAAGGTGTGGTGATACTGAGAAAGCTAGTCTTGCATTTAGATCAATGCCACTAAGAGATACCATATCATGGACGGCCATGATCACTGCATTCTCTCAGAATGGAGATATTGACAGGGCCCGCCAATGTTTTGATATGACGCCTGAGCGTAATGTCATAACTTGGAACTCCATGTTAAGCACATATATTCAACATGGCTTCTCGGAAGAAGGGATGAAGTTGTATGTTTTGATGAGAAGCAAAGCAGTCAAACCGGATTGGGTCACTTTTGCAACATCTATCCGGGCCTGCGCTGATTTGGCTACTATAAAACTTGGGACACAAGTCGTATCTCATGTGACAAAGTTTGGACTTAGTTCGGATGTTTCAGTTGCAAACAGTATTGTCACCATGTATTCAAGATGTGGACAAATCAAAGAAGCACGGAAAGTTTTTGACTCAATACATGTGAAAAACCTGATTTCCTGGAATGCCATGATGGCAGCATTTGCTCAAAATGGTTTAGGCAATAAAGCAATCGAAACATATGAGGATATGTTAAGGACAGAATGCAAACCTGACCATATAAGCTATGTTGCTGTTTTATCTGGTTGCAGCCACATGGGGCTTGTAGTTGAAGGGAAACATTATTTTGATTCCATGACTCAAGTGTTTGGCATTTCTCCAACAAATGAGCACTTTGCTTGTTTGGTAGATCTGCTTGGCCGAGCAGGGTTACTAGACCAGGCCAAGAATTTAATAGACGGAATGCCTTTTAAGCCAAATGCCACTGTTTGGGGTGCTCTACTAGGAGCATGCCGAATCCATCACGATTCAATACTAGCAAAAACTGCCGCAAAGAAGTTGATGGAATTAAATGTTGAAGATTCTGGAGGTTATGTTCTTCTAGCAAATATATATACAGAGTCTGGGGAACTAGAAAATGTTGCTGATATGAGAAAGTTAATGAAAGTGAAAGGAATTCGAAAGAGTCCAGGTTGTAGCTGGATAGAGGTTGATAACAGGCTACATGTGTTTACTGTAGATGAAACCAGTCATCCACAGATAAACGAGGTTTATGTAAAACTGGAggagatgatgaagaagatagaagatacAGGAAGATACGTTAGTATCGTCTCTTGTGCCCATAGGAGTCAGAAATACCATAGTGAAAAGCTTGCTTTTGCTTTTGGGTTGCTTAGTTTGCCACCTTGGATGCCTATACAAGTAACGAAGAATCTCCGCGTCTGCAATGATTGTCACTTGGTAATAAAGTTGTTGTCCATGGTCACCTCAAGGGAACTTATCATGAGAGATGGATTTCGATTTCATCATTTCAAGGATGGGTTTTGCTCCTGTCGAGACTACTG GAAAAGAAAGTTCAAGGGAGGGAAAGTTTCCCCCTTTCAAAGCTGGGCATGCCATATGCTTCAGTGA
- the LOC100789457 gene encoding pentatricopeptide repeat-containing protein At2g13600 isoform X2, whose translation MSYMQLSQKFYDAFKLCGSPPIARKLHAQLILSGLDASLFLLNNLLHMYSNCGMVDDAFCVFREANHANIFTWNTMLHAFFDSGRMREAENLFDEMPHIVRDSVSWTTMISGYCQNGLPAHSIKTFMSMLRDSNHDIQNCDPFSYTCTMKACGCLASTRFALQLHAHVIKLHLGAQTCIQNSLVDMYIKCGAITLAETVFLNIESPSLFCWNSMIYGYSQLYGPYEALHVFTRMPKHDHVSWNTLISVFSQYGHGIRCLSTYVEMCNLGFKPNFMTYGSVLSACASISDLKWGAHLHARILRMEHSLDAFLGSGLIDMYAKCGCLALARRVFNSLGEQNQVSWTCLISGVAQFGLGDDALALFNQMRQASVVLDEFTLVTILGVCSGQNYAATGELLHGYAIKNGMDSSVPVGNAIITMYARCGDTEKASLAFRSMPLRDTISWTAMITAFSQNGDIDRARQCFDMTPERNVITWNSMLSTYIQHGFSEEGMKLYVLMRSKAVKPDWVTFATSIRACADLATIKLGTQVVSHVTKFGLSSDVSVANSIVTMYSRCGQIKEARKVFDSIHVKNLISWNAMMAAFAQNGLGNKAIETYEDMLRTECKPDHISYVAVLSGCSHMGLVVEGKHYFDSMTQVFGISPTNEHFACLVDLLGRAGLLDQAKNLIDGMPFKPNATVWGALLGACRIHHDSILAKTAAKKLMELNVEDSGGYVLLANIYTESGELENVADMRKLMKVKGIRKSPGCSWIEVDNRLHVFTVDETSHPQINEVYVKLEEMMKKIEDTGRYVSIVSCAHRSQKYHSEKLAFAFGLLSLPPWMPIQVTKNLRVCNDCHLVIKLLSMVTSRELIMRDGFRFHHFKDGFCSCRDYCTITWFCILV comes from the exons ATGTCTTACATGCAACTGTCTCAGAAGTTTTACGATGCTTTCAAGCTGTGTGGGTCCCCACCCATTGCTCGCAAACTTCATGCCCAACTCATACTCTCTGGTTTGGACGCTTCCCTTTTCTTACTCAACAATCTATTGCACATGTACTCCAACTGCGGCATGGTAGACGATGCTTTTTGCGTTTTCCGTGAGGCCAACCATGCCAATATCTTCACTTGGAACACCATGCTCCATGCCTTTTTTGATTCGGGTCGAATGAGGGAAGCAGAGAACTTGTTTGATGAAATGCCCCATATAGTGAGAGACTCCGTTTCATGGACCACCATGATATCCGGCTATTGTCAAAACGGCCTCCCTGCTCATAGCATCAAAACTTTTATGTCAATGCTCCGGGACTCCAATCATGACATTCAAAACTGTGACCCCTTTTCCTATACTTGTACTATGAAGGCTTGTGGCTGCCTTGCCTCCACTCGGTTTGCTCTTCAGTTGCAtgcccatgtcatcaagttaCATTTGGGAGCCCAAACCTGCATTCAGAACTCCCTTGTTGATATGTATATTAAGTGTGGAGCAATCACTTTGGCTGAGACTGTTTTCCTTAACATTGAAAGCCCAAGTTTGTTCTGTTGGAACAGTATGATTTATGGATATTCTCAATTATATGGACCCTATGAAGCTCTCCACGTGTTCACCCGAATGCCTAAACATGACCATGTTTCTTGGAACACGCTGATCTCAGTGTTCTCTCAATACGGCCATGGGATCCGCTGTCTTAGTACGTATGTGGAGATGTGCAATCTGGGGTTTAAGCCCAATTTCATGACTTATGGCAGTGTACTCAGTGCATGTGCCAGCATTTCTGATCTGAAATGGGGTGCCCATTTGCATGCTCGGATTCTTCGCATGGAACATAGCCTGGATGCGTTTTTGGGAAGTGGTCTCATAGACATGTATGCCAAATGTGGATGCTTAGCACTGGCGAGGCGTGTGTTTAACAGTTTAGGGGAACAGAATCAAGTTTCTTGGACTTGCTTGATTTCAGGGGTTGCACAGTTTGGACTTGGTGATGATGCTTTGGCACTATTTAACCAAATGAGGCAGGCTTCTGTGGTGTTGGATGAATTCACCCTTGTGACAATTCTTGGGGTTTGTTCAGGTCAAAATTATGCTGCCACTGGGGAACTACTTCATGGATATGCAATCAAAAATGGGATGGATTCCTCTGTTCCTGTGGGGAATGCAATCATTACAATGTATGCAAGGTGTGGTGATACTGAGAAAGCTAGTCTTGCATTTAGATCAATGCCACTAAGAGATACCATATCATGGACGGCCATGATCACTGCATTCTCTCAGAATGGAGATATTGACAGGGCCCGCCAATGTTTTGATATGACGCCTGAGCGTAATGTCATAACTTGGAACTCCATGTTAAGCACATATATTCAACATGGCTTCTCGGAAGAAGGGATGAAGTTGTATGTTTTGATGAGAAGCAAAGCAGTCAAACCGGATTGGGTCACTTTTGCAACATCTATCCGGGCCTGCGCTGATTTGGCTACTATAAAACTTGGGACACAAGTCGTATCTCATGTGACAAAGTTTGGACTTAGTTCGGATGTTTCAGTTGCAAACAGTATTGTCACCATGTATTCAAGATGTGGACAAATCAAAGAAGCACGGAAAGTTTTTGACTCAATACATGTGAAAAACCTGATTTCCTGGAATGCCATGATGGCAGCATTTGCTCAAAATGGTTTAGGCAATAAAGCAATCGAAACATATGAGGATATGTTAAGGACAGAATGCAAACCTGACCATATAAGCTATGTTGCTGTTTTATCTGGTTGCAGCCACATGGGGCTTGTAGTTGAAGGGAAACATTATTTTGATTCCATGACTCAAGTGTTTGGCATTTCTCCAACAAATGAGCACTTTGCTTGTTTGGTAGATCTGCTTGGCCGAGCAGGGTTACTAGACCAGGCCAAGAATTTAATAGACGGAATGCCTTTTAAGCCAAATGCCACTGTTTGGGGTGCTCTACTAGGAGCATGCCGAATCCATCACGATTCAATACTAGCAAAAACTGCCGCAAAGAAGTTGATGGAATTAAATGTTGAAGATTCTGGAGGTTATGTTCTTCTAGCAAATATATATACAGAGTCTGGGGAACTAGAAAATGTTGCTGATATGAGAAAGTTAATGAAAGTGAAAGGAATTCGAAAGAGTCCAGGTTGTAGCTGGATAGAGGTTGATAACAGGCTACATGTGTTTACTGTAGATGAAACCAGTCATCCACAGATAAACGAGGTTTATGTAAAACTGGAggagatgatgaagaagatagaagatacAGGAAGATACGTTAGTATCGTCTCTTGTGCCCATAGGAGTCAGAAATACCATAGTGAAAAGCTTGCTTTTGCTTTTGGGTTGCTTAGTTTGCCACCTTGGATGCCTATACAAGTAACGAAGAATCTCCGCGTCTGCAATGATTGTCACTTGGTAATAAAGTTGTTGTCCATGGTCACCTCAAGGGAACTTATCATGAGAGATGGATTTCGATTTCATCATTTCAAGGATGGGTTTTGCTCCTGTCGAGACTACTG CACCATTACATGGTTTTGCATTTTGGTTTGA